The Candidatus Defluviibacterium haderslevense DNA window ATTACTCAAATATTGTTATTCAGAATTACATAGATGGCCCTCTAAAAAAATTAATCTTAAATTAATACAAATTTATTATTATTGTCATGACAAATGGGGTCCAGAGACCATTTTAAAAGCGGGGCGAATCCGAAAAGCCAAATGAGTAGGACGAAAATCAACTTTATATGGAATTACAAATTAACATGACAGCCATTGCCATTGCAGTAGTGGCCAATTTTATTTTAGGTGCTCTTTGGTACATGCCGTTGTTTGGCAAAGCTTGGGGCAATGAAATGGGCTACGACCCGAATGAAAAACCGGATAACTCAGTAATGATCAAAGGCATGGCTTTTATGCTTATTGGAAACATACTATTTGCATGGGTTTTTGCTCATAATATCGCAGCCTGGGATTTTGTACCCGGCATGAAAGAGCAAGGCATAATTGCAAATACCATGAGTGCTGCTATCTTCACTTGGCTGGGATTTTATTTACCCGGAGAATTAGGAGCAACTGTATGGGAAAAAAAATCATGGAAGCTCTTTGCAATTAACACAGGATATCATTTAGCGTCATTAATATTAGTTGCAGTCATTTTAACCCATTGGAAATAAATTTGATTCCAATTTACGAACCAACTAATCAATTCGAATAAAAATAGTTGATATCAATTTAATCAATTAGAAAAGCGTAATGCTAACATACTCATGTGTAATCGCATAATAAATTTGATGCTTAATATAGTGATAAGAAGAATTTATCAACTTAAATTAGTTATTCCTATAATTATAGGACTATATTTATTTTCTTGCAATAAACAAAAAGTTTGTTGTGATTTAATTGACATTGATGTAAAAATACATTATCAAGACACGAGTGGAAATAATTTGATCAACACCAGTGCATCATTTAACTCATCAAACATCAAGATTTATTTCAAAAATGGTGATCAATATGAATATGCATTTAAAAGCAATCTTGATAATCCCAATTTTTTCTCTGTCGTAAATATAAATTCGAAGGAAATACTAACTGTATTTCCTTCGAATTATTATGAACAAAATAGATCAACAACATTAATCGAATTAAATTCAACAATTACTGACACTTTGATTTGTGAATTTGACCTAAGCAAGAATAACACCATTCTAAAACAAGCTTGGCTCAATGGAATTGAAATAAAAAACAGGTATATTGAAGTAAAAAAATGAAAGGAGAATAAAAAACAGTTTTGATTTTAATCTCAAGCTTTGAATTGCAGCTTAGCTAGAAATCACTTTGTCTTTTCTTTATATTTTATTCAACTCCAAAATCTACTATCAAAACAAAATACCAATAGTTCCAGAAGATTTATTGGAATACTCAAAGCGGGTCAAGTGTGTTCCACAATGATTAGACAATCAATAAACGTCCACCATTATTTAAAAATGGATAAAAGCTGAGCAAATCCCCATTTCTAATATTTGTTCTCATTTAGAGAGCTTAAAATTAATGGAGTTAAATTGAGAAACTCCAAATCAGAGCAGTGATAACACGTTTTTTGGCATTTGTGCTTATCCAAAAATTATAAAGCCACGATTCAAGTGACTTGTAGATTTCGTCGCCACCCAAGAAAAAATATTTTATCATCCCAGATTGTACATTCGGATTTCGCAATGAAAGGTAAAAGGCCAACCTGCCAGCGTGTTTAACAGGTTGAAATAGTAATCGCACATCAAAGATATTTTAACAAGCCATATCTATCCTTATAGTGAAAGTAACTGCTGCTTTTCCGGGTAATGAAGTCGTGAAGCTCGATAATACTTAATACACAGAAACCCTCCCTGACTGGGTTTGACAGGCAAGCGCGAAAGAGGAATATTAGGTCTAGTGATAACATTTGAAACTGTTTTGACTTGGAATAGACAATATACTTATAAAGCAATCTTAGAATTTATTGATTAATCTGTTTAGCTATTTTAGGATTTATTTATTAATCTGTATAGCTATTTTAGGACAAGACATAGGCTCAAACGAACTAGCTTTGGAAAAGGCTCTAGAAGAAGCTGAGCTTAAAATCAAGGCTCTTAATACACTTATTGATCTTGCAGAAGAACAACTCAACATTGATATTAGAAAAAAGTCTGGTGCCAAGCAGTCCTTAAAACAAAACAAGACAATCCTAAAATAGGGATCGGAAGGCTTTGCAAACTGTTTGGCAAAACTAGACATGCTTTTTATGACCATTTGTGGACTAAGCAAAAAATTAGTATTCGTGATGATATAATTCTTCAAGAAGTTATTTCCATTAGGAAACAACTTCCTAGGCTAGGTACAAGAAAATTATTTCATTTATTAAAACCAACTCTTCAATCTCACAATATAAAAATTGGTAGAGATTATCTATTTGATTTACTTTCAGAATGCAAATTAATGATAAGACAACGAAAAAGAAAAGCCATTACTACGGATTCAAAACACTGGATGAAAAAATACTGCAATCTCATTAAAGACATTACTATAACTAAACCCGAACAAGTTTGGGTAAGTGATATTACCTATATTAGATTAACTAACTATTGGGGCTATCTCAGTTTGATTACAGATGCTTTTTCCAGAAAAATTATTGGTTACTGTTTTCGTAATGATTTACAGGCAGAAGGGTGTGTTGAGGCCTTACGAATGGCATTAAATAATAGAATTTATGACCATCCCATTATTCATCATTCGGATAGAGGTTCTCAATATTGTTCACATCAATATGTCCATTTACTTAATCAACATAATATTAAAATTAGTATGACTGACAATGGAGATCCTTATGAAAATGCATTAGCGGAAAGAGTAAATGGTATTATCAAAACTGAATTTAATCTTCATCAAACTCATTTGGGATTTGATCAAACTTATAATCTTGTTAAACATTCCATTAAAGCCTACAATGAATTAAGGCCTCATGGAAGTTATGATTATTTGACTCCTGATCAAGCTCATCTGCAATTTGAAACATTACCCAAAAGGTGGAAAAACTATAATAAATACTATTTTTAAACCTTGTATACCTTACTTAGGATTAAAAATTATATTTGCATAGTCATTTTAGGATTTATTTATTAACCTGTATAGCTATTTTAGGACAAGACAAAGCCCGTCGGATAGCCGTGGATAAGCCGTGGAATAGCCGTGGACTAATGCTAGTGGATATCTCCATACGAATGGTCATATTTAATGGATTCTATCCCATTTGTGGGTTAGTTCATTAGTATAAAGCTAATTCAGGTATATACAAATCCTGTTATGCGGTTTTTAGATAATTAATATGTACACAAAGCACTTCTTCATAAAGCTCCTTCTTATTTTAGCATTTAAATGATATTGTTGGTCACTTCTTGATATAAGCCAAAGTTTTATTTTAGAAAAGGAACATGGCAGGAGCTTATACTTTTAGTACACCTGAAAAATGTATCTTAAGATCGACATATGGGTTAGATGCCCTACCCTTAGACAAGTGAAAGAATCAATTAATTCAATTATCAGTGTTTAGGTATTTGGCATTAAATTCTTCAAGTAGTTCCATATTATCACTAAATTTTAATTCAGATTCAGTTGAAGTGCTGATTTTTGGATATTCCCATGCTTTGGATTGAATATGAAAGAAATTTTAATCTCAACCCTTAGCCAAGATTGTTTTATTGGGCTGAATTCTTTCAGCATTTACATTTGAAATTGATTTAGAAGATTAAAGAATAATTCTAAACCACAGCATTTTATAAATGAAGCTAATTGCAGAAGGCAGAATTTGCCAAAATGACAAATTTAGTTTAGGAGTTTACTCAGAGTTTGATCCAGCTAGGCCAAAAAAATTTGGAGCTTTTCTACAAATTCTGGGTCAAAATCCTACGCTCGTTTAAAAGTTCCCTGCGTTAGTACGAAAGTCCTTGCCAAATTCACCCTAATATTTGACCTTTGGATTAATATTTTAAAATAATTTGAATTGAAATTAGAAATGATTATAATCAAATAAAAAAAATAAATTTTTAATCAATTTTTATAGAGTATAAATATAATATTTCTCGAATTTATCGAAGGAATTAATGAAGAACTGTCCAAATAAAAAACACATGAATTAAACGCAAGATTTAATCAAAATATGAATAAATCTAAATGCTATCAATTATAAATATGGAAAGGTGATCTACACATTGACATTCATAACAAAATATAACAATAATGATTATATTGATAAAAAATGAATGTTAAAATTAAAAGATCGAACTTTGGATGAAGTGTTTTTCATAGAGATAATAGATAGCGGTGGACTAATGCGGAAATCGCCACCTAAATTATGAGACAATGCACCCAATGCCTAAAGGCGAAAGAAGGCCACAGAGTTGAACTGTGCTCGAAGTTGCAAAAACTTCTTCAACGAAATTCTTAAAAAATGATTTAATATGAAAAAGTTTATTTCCTCTAATACTAGATCAAAATTATTGAAATTCCTCTGTTTTCCATTTTTGTTTCAATTAATCTTTATTCACACTATTAATTGTCAAAATGTAAATCAAAGAAATCCAAACTTGACTAGTTTAACAAATTCATTTATTAGAAACAATTCAGAATCAGTTACTGAACAGGGAATTGTGATTTTTAGTGAAAATTCAGATATAAGAGAGGGTTTTATACTGGAGCAACAAAGAAATGCAATTGGATTGGGAGTCCTAGATCAATTAAGGATTTCTAAATTTAATGTAGATGAAGTGCTAGGTATGGTTCATAAACGATATGAGCAATATTACAATGAGGTCAAAGTTGAAAATGCTGAATATTTAGAACATTATTTGGATTGTAGATTACAAATGCTAAGCTCAACAATTATTGCTAATTTAAATATTAATACTAGCCCTACAATTTCTTCTGAAAATTCAATTCAACAGGCAATTCTGCTTTCTGGATCGATTATGCCTAGTTTTTATGATGAACAATTCTTGTCAAAAGCCAGAGAAATTTACGAAGATCCTAACTACACAACTTTTCCAGTTCCTGAGCTTTTAATTGCTAAAAATGACACAGAAGATGAGGTACCTGAGAACTATAAGTTAGTGTGGAAAGTAAGAATTGAATCTTTATTTCCTTCCTTTTATAAATACATATATATTGATGCATTTACAGGTAGTATGCTGAAAGAAAGAGATATAATTACACACAATGGTCCTGCAGTTTTGTCCAGTGGCTATGGAACTAGAACAATTGATACTCGATGGAGAGGTGGATTTAAACAGTATCATGAGACGGTTGCATCAGATAATCGAAGATCTGTCCAAACAAGGAATGGTGATCAAACTAACTTTGGCGATTTATTTAAAGACAATGACGATAATTGGGATGCATCTGATATAAGAGGGACAACAGCTCATTGGTGTGTATCAAATGCATGGGATTATTGGCAAAATTCATGGGGACATCGAGGAATGAATGGGCAAGGTGATTGGACAGAAGTAAGAACTGAATGGGTCAGAATTAATGCAGCATTTATACCAGGCACACAAAGATTATTAATCGGAAGTGTTTCAGAAAATGGACCTATTCTTATTTCGAATGATGTGGCTGGTCACGAATTCACACATGGTGTAACTGAAGCAGTCTCGGGATTACAAGGAAATGAAGGAGAATCTGGAGCCTTGAATGAATCATTTAGTGATATATTTGGAAATATGGTAGAACAGAGCGTTCAGCCACTAGTTTGGACAGTTGGAGAAGATTGTAATTTTATTGTACGTAATATGTCGAATCCAAATGCTTTAGGCCATCCATCTATTTATCTGGGCCCGTTTTGGACTACTGACACAAGGTTTGATCAACATGTCAATTCAGGAGTGCAAAATTTTTGGTTTTTTCTCCTTTCTCAAGGTGGGACTCAATTAGGATTTAATGTGCAGGGAATTGGAACTGGTTCGGCTTCAAGAATTGCTCAGTTTTCTTTATTTAATTTCATAGGTGTTAATACCACATATCCAGAAGCAAGAGATTTTGAAAATCTCGCAGCTAGGTTAATTTTTGGTAGATGTTCTCATGAAGAAAGACAATGCATTTTAGCATGGTCTGCTTGTGGCCTTCCAGCGCCTACCCCTACATGTGTTAATATTACTGGAAGCTCATTAATATGTACTGATGATTTAGATTTACCACTTACCTTTACAGCCCATTGTAACGATCCGTTGGTAAATATAACATGGAGTAATTTTCCAATAGAATGGAATTATACAATATCAGGCAACAGGAATCAATTTTTCAGTATTAATAATTTAGGTTCTTGGGTGCCACCATTTAATCCTTATGTTGTAAGTATAAGAGCATGTACACCTAATGGAGAATGTGATACACATCAAATATCCTTTGAAGAATGTTATGGAGATCCTCGTTGCCCAAAAAGACGACTGGGAATTCCAGGTCAAGAAATAAAAATTGATAACAAAGTAATTTCTAATAATCCTTATAGTTCTATATTTGAACTTGAAAATGAAAAAGTTGCAGTTACAAATCATTATGAGCTTTATAATCTACAAGGCAAATTAATAAGATCATTCAAGTCAATAGAAAAAGGAAAAGTAAATGAAACTATTTCTAATGATCTCCCAAATGGAATTTATATACTGGTTAATAATCAAACTAAGGAGACGTTTAAAATTATAAGATGAAAATAAAATATTTAATTTTATTAACATTTATTACCAAATTGGGTGTCAATACTTTGACAGCCCAATTTGGTATTTTAAATATTGAAGCTGGATGGTCTGTCAATACATCAATTACTAAAGATCAAGTATCTATTCATAACGAGTCTTTTTGGATTAAAGATCATTTGATTAGTAACTATTCAATTACAATAAATCCAATTAAACGACTTTCGACTTCCTATTCAAAATTTGAAGCAAAATTTGTTTATTATGATTATCCGAAAGGGGCGGGGTCAAAATTATCTGTTTATAAACTAGGTTTGATTGGATATAGGTTTTGTAAATACGAATACTTAACATTGAATTACCATTTTAAAACACAGCGTAAATCTAATTATATTGTATCTATTGGACCTATAAAAAGAAAAATGGAAGAGCTTGAATTTATTGGTTATGCAGTGCCTGGAAACTTTTGGGAACCTATCTGGCGTGAGAACAAAACATCAAACTATAGCTTGATTACTGGATTGGAATATAAGGTGTTAGTTTTTAAATATCTTTATGCAAAAACATCCATTTCTTATTTTTATTTTAATAAAGAACCTCGACACAATTTAAGTATGTATGTAGGATTGGGTGTGCCTTTAGATATTCCATCAACTTATAAAGTTAAAATAAAGTCCATATTCAAACGAAATAAAAAATAATTGCATGAAATTAGTCATTTTTATACATCTACTTTTGATCTATAACATTCAAGGATTCGCTCAATTTGGGAATTTAAATATATATATTGGAAAGAGTATTGGAAGTTTATTTGAAGATGAAACAGATGATAACTATTTGAGGTTTCGAGCGAATGATTTGTCAAATAAAAGAGGTAAAATTTTGTACCATTTCATTGTTAAATATAACAAAAATGAAAATTTTTCTTTAGACTTTGGAATGGGTAGAGAATTTTATAATTATTTAAATTTAGCGGATAATAGTTATCAAGACATCATCTATCCGGATAATACTATATTGAGCAGATATCTTGAGTTTTACACTTTGAGAGGGAACTATTATTTAGTTCATGATAAAAATAGTCAATTTTATTTTAGCTCTGGACTTACTCTTAATAAATGGACAGAATACACTTTCATAGGATATGAAGACATACATAGATTTATCGAAAAGCCAAGAGAAACAATTCAAAGTGTAAGTATGGGAGTAAATTTTGGCTTCGGCTTTGAAAT harbors:
- a CDS encoding DUF1761 domain-containing protein — its product is MELQINMTAIAIAVVANFILGALWYMPLFGKAWGNEMGYDPNEKPDNSVMIKGMAFMLIGNILFAWVFAHNIAAWDFVPGMKEQGIIANTMSAAIFTWLGFYLPGELGATVWEKKSWKLFAINTGYHLASLILVAVILTHWK
- a CDS encoding IS3 family transposase yields the protein MGIGRLCKLFGKTRHAFYDHLWTKQKISIRDDIILQEVISIRKQLPRLGTRKLFHLLKPTLQSHNIKIGRDYLFDLLSECKLMIRQRKRKAITTDSKHWMKKYCNLIKDITITKPEQVWVSDITYIRLTNYWGYLSLITDAFSRKIIGYCFRNDLQAEGCVEALRMALNNRIYDHPIIHHSDRGSQYCSHQYVHLLNQHNIKISMTDNGDPYENALAERVNGIIKTEFNLHQTHLGFDQTYNLVKHSIKAYNELRPHGSYDYLTPDQAHLQFETLPKRWKNYNKYYF
- a CDS encoding M4 family metallopeptidase encodes the protein MKKFISSNTRSKLLKFLCFPFLFQLIFIHTINCQNVNQRNPNLTSLTNSFIRNNSESVTEQGIVIFSENSDIREGFILEQQRNAIGLGVLDQLRISKFNVDEVLGMVHKRYEQYYNEVKVENAEYLEHYLDCRLQMLSSTIIANLNINTSPTISSENSIQQAILLSGSIMPSFYDEQFLSKAREIYEDPNYTTFPVPELLIAKNDTEDEVPENYKLVWKVRIESLFPSFYKYIYIDAFTGSMLKERDIITHNGPAVLSSGYGTRTIDTRWRGGFKQYHETVASDNRRSVQTRNGDQTNFGDLFKDNDDNWDASDIRGTTAHWCVSNAWDYWQNSWGHRGMNGQGDWTEVRTEWVRINAAFIPGTQRLLIGSVSENGPILISNDVAGHEFTHGVTEAVSGLQGNEGESGALNESFSDIFGNMVEQSVQPLVWTVGEDCNFIVRNMSNPNALGHPSIYLGPFWTTDTRFDQHVNSGVQNFWFFLLSQGGTQLGFNVQGIGTGSASRIAQFSLFNFIGVNTTYPEARDFENLAARLIFGRCSHEERQCILAWSACGLPAPTPTCVNITGSSLICTDDLDLPLTFTAHCNDPLVNITWSNFPIEWNYTISGNRNQFFSINNLGSWVPPFNPYVVSIRACTPNGECDTHQISFEECYGDPRCPKRRLGIPGQEIKIDNKVISNNPYSSIFELENEKVAVTNHYELYNLQGKLIRSFKSIEKGKVNETISNDLPNGIYILVNNQTKETFKIIR